The Rattus rattus isolate New Zealand chromosome 1, Rrattus_CSIRO_v1, whole genome shotgun sequence genome includes a region encoding these proteins:
- the Gnptab gene encoding N-acetylglucosamine-1-phosphotransferase subunits alpha/beta, producing the protein MLLKLLQRQTYTCLSHRYGLYVCFVGVVVTIVSAFQFGEVVLEWSRDQYHVLFDSYRDNIAGKSFQNRLCLPMPIDVVYTWVNGTDLELLKELQQVREHMEEEQKAMREILGKNTTEPTKKSEKQLECLLTHCIKVPMLVLDPPLPANCTLKDLPALYPSFHAASDMFNVAKPKNPSTNVSVVVFDTTKDVEDAHAGLFKGSSKQTVWRAYLTTDKEVPGLVLMQDLAFLSGFPPTFKETSQLKTKLPENLSSKIKLLQLYSEASVALLKLNNPKGFPELNKQTKKNMTISGKELTISPAYLLWDLSAISQSKQDEDVSASRFEDNEELRYSLRSIERHAPWVRNIFIVTNGQIPSWLNLDNPRVTIVTHQDIFQNLSHLPTFSSPAIESHIHRIEGLSQKFIYLNDDVMFGKDVWPDDFYSHSKGQKVYLTWPVPNCAEGCPGSWIKDGYCDKACNNSACDWDGGDCSGNSAGSRYVAGGGGTGNIGVGQRWQFGGGINTVSYCNQGCANSWLADKFCDQACNVLSCGFDAGDCGQDHFHELYKVTLLPNQTHYVVPKGEYLSYFSFANIAKRGVEGTYSDNPIIRHASIANKWKTIHLIMHSGMNATTIYFNLTLQNSHDEEFKIQIAVEVDTREVPKPNSTTQKTYDNLVSPVTPLPQADVPFEDVPKEKRFPRVRRPDVNTTGKVQEEVKIPRVNISLLPKEAQVRLSNLDSQLEGGDITLKGYNLSKSALLRSFLRNSRDAKGKPQAGTDETKDNLEVPQEDPSHQRPRGFAAARRSERWTTPATVNGRDHGLNPPPTQPVPKENLSPLLIPPEGHVPKEGDRHRAEGNADSHVAVNELVPGRRLQQLTPSYPGFLPWEKNKYFQDLLDEEESLKKQLAYFTDSRHTGRQLKDTFADSLRYVNKILNSKFGFTSRKVPAHMPHMIDRIVMQELQDMFPEEFDKTSFHKVRHSEDMQFAFSYFYYLMSAVQPLNLSQVFDEVDTDQSGVLSDREIRTLATRIHDLPLSLQDLTGLEHMLINCSKLLPANITQLSNIPPTQEAYYDPNLPPVTKSLVTNCKPVTDKIHKAYKDKNKYRFEIMGEEEIAFKMIRTNVSHVVGQLDDIRKNPRKFVCLNDNIDHNHKDAQTVKAVLRDFYESMFPIASQFELPREYRNRFLHMHELQEWRAYRDKLKFWTHCVLATLIIFTVFSFFAEQIIALKRKIFPRRRTHKEASPDQIRV; encoded by the exons GCTCTGTCTGCCCATGCCAATCGATGTGGTTTACACCTGGGTGAATGGCACGGACCTCGAACTGCTAAAGGAACTACAGCAGGTCCGGGAGCAcatggaggaggagcagaaagccATGCG GGAAATCCTCGGGAAGAACACAACCGAACCAACGAAGAAGAG TGAGAAGCAGCTGGAGTGTCTGCTGACGCACTGCATTAAGGTGCCCATGCTTGTTCTGGACCCTCCGCTGCCAGCCAACTGCACCCTGAAGGACCTGCCAGCTCTTTATCCATCATTTCACGCTGCCAGCGACATGTTCAACGTCGCAAAACCCAAAAATCCATCTACTAATGTCTCGGTTGTCGTTTTTGACACTACGAAGGATG TTGAAGACGCCCATGCTGGACTGTTTAAAGGAAGCAGCAAGCAGACAGTGTGGAGAGCCTACTTG ACAACAGACAAAGAAGTCCCAGGCTTAGTGCTGATGCAAGACCTGGCGTTCCTGAGTGGATTCCCACCAACATTCAAGGAGACGAGTCAGCTGAAGACAAAACTGCCAGAAAatctttcttctaaaataaaactg TTGCAGCTGTACTCGGAGGCCAGCGTCGCTCTTCTGAAACTGAATAACCCCAAAGGTTTCCCCGAGCTGAACAAGCAGACCAAGAAGAACATGACCATCAGCGGGAAGGAACTGACCATCAGCCCTGCCTATCTGCTGTGGGACCTGAGCGCCATCAGCCAG tcCAAGCAGGATGAAGATGTGTCTGCCAGCCGCTTCGAGGATAACGAAGAGCTGAGGTACTCACTGAGATCTATCGAGAGACATGCGCCATGGGTACGGAATATTTTCATTGTCACCAACGGGCAGATTCCATCGTGGCTGAACCTTGACAACCCTCGAGTGACCATCGTGACCCACCAG GACATTTTCCAAAACCTGAGCCACTTGCCTACCTTCAGCTCCCCTGCCATTGAAAGCCACATCCACCGCATCGAGGGGCTgtcccagaagttcatttatctAAATGACGATGTCATGTTTGGTAAGGACGTTTGGCCCGATGACTTTTACAGCCACTCCAAAGGTCAAAAG GTTTATCTGACATGGCCGGTGCCGAATTGTGCAGAGGGCTGCCCAGGCTCCTGGATCAAAGACGGCTACTGTGATAAGGCCTGTAATAACTCAGCCTGTGACTGGGACGGCGGAGACTGCTCTG gtAATAGTGCAGGGAGTCGCTATGTCGCCGGAGGTGGGGGTACCGGCAATATTGGAGTCGGGCAGCGCTGGCAGTTTGGTGGAGGAATAAACACTGTCTCTTACTGTAACCAAGGATGTGCAAACTCCTGGCTGGCCGATAAGTTCTGTGACCAGGCCTGCAACGTCCTGTCCTGCGGGTTTGATGCTGGCGACTGTGGACAAG ATCATTTTCATGAATTGTATAAAGTAACACTTCTCCCAAACCAGACTCACTATGTTGTCCCCAAAGGTGAATACCTGTCTTATTTCAGCTTTGCAAACATAGCCAAAAGAGGAGTTGAGGGGACCTACAGTGACAACCCCATCATCCGTCACGCGTCTATTGCAAACAAGTGGAAAACCATACACCTCATAATGCACAGTGGGATGAACGCAACCACGATCTATTTTAACCTCACCCTTCAAAACTCACACGATGAAGAGTTCAAAATCCAGATAGCAGTAGAGGTGGACACGAGGGAGGTGCCTAAACCGAACTCCACAACCCAGAAGACCTATGACAATTTGGTTAGCCCAGTGACACCTCTTCCTCAGGCCGACGTCCCTTTCGAAGATGTTCCCAAAGAGAAACGCTTCCCCAGGGTCAGGAGACCTGATGTAAACACAACAGGGAAAGTCCAGGAGGAGGTGAAAATCCCCCGGGTGAATATTTCCCTCCTTCCCAAGGAGGCCCAGGTGAGGCTGAGCAACCTGGATTCGCAACTGGAAGGTGGAGACATCACTCTGAAAGGATACAACTTGTCCAAGTCAGCCCTGCTGAGGTCTTTCCTGAGGAATTCACGAGATGCTAAAGGAAAACCCCAAGCTGGGACCGATGAGACAAAAGACAACCTGGAGGTCCCACAGGAGGACCCCTCCCACCAACGTCCACGTGGCTTTGCTGCCGCACGCAGATCAGAGAGGTGGACGACCCCAGCGACTGTGAATGGCCGTGACCACGGCTTGAATCCACCCCCGACCCAACCTGTGCCCAAAGAGAACCTCTCACCACTGCTCATTCCCCCAGAAGGCCACGTGCCAAAGGAAGGGGACAGACACAGAGCGGAGGGCAATGCCGATAGCCACGTAGCTGTGAATGAGCTGGTGCCTGGCAGGAGGCTGCAGCAGCTCACACCCAGTTACCCAGGCTTTTTGCCCTGGGAGAAAAACAAGTATTTCCAAGACCTTCTTGAT GAGGAAGAGTCATTAAAGAAACAGTTGGCGTACTTTACTGACAGCAGACATACGGGGAGGCAACTAAAAGATACGTTTGCGGACTCCCTCCGATAcgtcaataaaattctcaatagCAAGTTTGGATTCACATCCAGGAAAGTCCCcgcacacatgccacacatgaTCGACAGGATCGTTATGCAAGAACTACAAGATAT GTTCCCTGAAGAGTTTGACAAGACGTCATTTCACAAGGTGCGTCACTCCGAGGACATGCAGTTTGCCTTCTCCTATTTCTATTACCTCATGAGTGCAGTTCAGCCCCTGAATCTCTCTCAAGTCTTTGATGAAGTTGATACAGACCAATCCGGTGTCTTGTCAGATAGAGAAATCCGAACACTGGCCACGAGAATTCACGATCTACCTTTAAGTTTGCAG GATTTGACAGGTTTGGAACACATGTTGATAAACTGCTCAAAGCTGCTCCCTGCTAATATCACTCAACTAAGCAACATCCCACCAACTCAGGAAGCGTACTATGACCCCAATCTG CCGCCGGTCACTAAGAGTCTTGTCACCAATTGCAAACCAGTAACTGACAAGATCCATAAAGCATATAAAGACAAGAACAAATACAG GTTTGAAAtcatgggagaggaagaaatcGCTTTCAAGATGATACGTACCAATGTTTCTCATGTGGTTGGCCAGTTGGATGACATCAGAAAAAACCCCAG GAAGTTTGTCTGTCTGAATGACAACATTGACCACAATCATAAAGATGCCCAGACAGTGAAGGCTGTTCTCAGGGACTTCTATGAATCCATGTTTCCCATAGCTTCCCAGTTTGAGCTGCCAAGGGAATATCGGAACCGTTTTCTTCACATGCATGAGCTTCAGGAATG GAGAGCATATCGAGACAAGCTGAAGTTTTGGACCCACTGCGTGCTAGCGACATTGATCATATTTACTGTATTCTCATTTTTTGCTGAACAG ATAATTGCTCTGAAGAGGAAGATATTCCCCAGGAGGAGGACGCACAAGGAAGCTAGTCCAGACCAGATCAGAGTGTAG